The Clostridiaceae bacterium HFYG-1003 genome includes a window with the following:
- a CDS encoding DUF177 domain-containing protein, whose translation MIISIADSMKKAVIKELDFSFDAPSLESLEKEGTAFAEPVQVKGTVTIQPGQIELDVDVHSKVRQVCSRCLDEFEQEIDLSIDETWAQQVSDDDLDTMPLSEGDTVDLTDLLVQDIISSLPIQPLCSEDCKGLCQECGANLNRETCDCDKEQVNERFAALKDLFKEV comes from the coding sequence ATGATCATTTCAATTGCCGACTCAATGAAAAAGGCCGTGATCAAAGAACTGGATTTTTCATTTGATGCTCCTTCCCTTGAGTCGTTGGAAAAAGAAGGGACTGCGTTCGCTGAACCGGTCCAAGTCAAAGGCACTGTTACAATCCAGCCTGGTCAAATTGAACTGGATGTAGATGTCCATTCAAAGGTCCGGCAGGTCTGCAGCCGCTGCCTGGATGAATTCGAGCAGGAGATTGATCTCTCCATCGATGAAACCTGGGCCCAGCAAGTTTCGGATGACGATCTGGACACAATGCCGTTATCTGAAGGGGACACCGTTGATCTGACGGACCTCCTCGTACAAGATATAATATCCAGTCTGCCGATCCAGCCGCTCTGCAGCGAAGACTGCAAGGGACTGTGTCAGGAATGCGGGGCTAATCTCAATCGAGAAACCTGTGACTGTGATAAGGAACAGGTGAATGAACGATTCGCCGCATTAAAGGATTTATTCAAGGAGGTGTAA
- the rpmF gene encoding 50S ribosomal protein L32 produces MGNPARRFSKGRTARRRAQTFKASAPSIIECPNCHDMMLSHRVCKNCGHYDGKEIIAKVDVN; encoded by the coding sequence ATGGGAAATCCAGCAAGAAGATTCTCTAAAGGAAGAACAGCCAGAAGAAGAGCTCAGACTTTCAAAGCCAGTGCACCCAGCATCATCGAATGCCCGAACTGCCACGATATGATGCTCTCCCACAGAGTCTGCAAGAACTGCGGACACTACGACGGCAAAGAGATCATCGCTAAGGTTGATGTCAACTAA